In Deltaproteobacteria bacterium, a single genomic region encodes these proteins:
- the tuf gene encoding elongation factor Tu (EF-Tu; promotes GTP-dependent binding of aminoacyl-tRNA to the A-site of ribosomes during protein biosynthesis; when the tRNA anticodon matches the mRNA codon, GTP hydrolysis results; the inactive EF-Tu-GDP leaves the ribosome and release of GDP is promoted by elongation factor Ts; many prokaryotes have two copies of the gene encoding EF-Tu): DNVRIDVELIQPIAMEEGLRFAIREGGRTVGAGVVSKIIA, translated from the coding sequence GACAATGTGCGCATTGATGTGGAACTCATCCAGCCCATCGCCATGGAGGAAGGCCTCAGGTTTGCGATTCGGGAAGGGGGCCGCACCGTCGGCGCCGGCGTCGTCAGCAAGATCATCGCGTAA
- the rplJ gene encoding 50S ribosomal protein L10, with amino-acid sequence MALSKEKKEEKVAELRKLFEMAPLVIVVSHQDLKVSDADDFRRALREHGAVLRAGKNTLFAIAARGTSSEVLTRHFVGQKALVFGQGDPVAISKVVVNFVKERAEFLKIHGAVLNGSLIDAEGVTALSQLPSRDVLLAKLLSVLVATPRNLVGVLSGIPRSFLYVLKSLEQQKSL; translated from the coding sequence TTGGCATTAAGCAAGGAAAAGAAGGAAGAGAAGGTCGCTGAGCTGAGAAAATTGTTTGAGATGGCACCGCTTGTCATCGTTGTCAGCCACCAGGATCTCAAGGTTTCAGACGCCGACGATTTTCGGCGTGCTCTCAGGGAGCACGGAGCAGTACTGAGGGCGGGCAAGAATACCCTTTTTGCCATTGCAGCCCGTGGAACCTCCAGTGAGGTGCTTACAAGGCATTTCGTTGGTCAAAAGGCCCTTGTTTTTGGGCAGGGCGATCCAGTGGCGATTTCGAAGGTTGTGGTCAATTTCGTCAAGGAACGTGCAGAATTCTTGAAGATCCATGGCGCGGTCCTCAACGGATCGCTCATTGATGCAGAGGGTGTCACGGCCCTATCCCAGTTGCCGAGCCGCGATGTCCTTCTCGCCAAGCTCCTGTCCGTTCTGGTCGCGACGCCCAGGAATCTCGTTGGAGTCCTGAGCGGAATACCGCGTTCATTTTTGTACGTGCTCAAGTCATTAGAACAGCAAAAGTCTCTGTAG
- the rplK gene encoding 50S ribosomal protein L11, whose protein sequence is MAKKITACIKLQLPAGQANPSPPVGPALGQHGVNIMEFVKAFNARTQDQVGMIIPVVITVYADRSFSFVLKTPPAAVLLKKAAKIEKGSGAPNKDKVGKVTRAQVEEIARLKMPDLTAGSLDAAYRTIAGTARNMGIEIVD, encoded by the coding sequence ATGGCCAAAAAGATAACTGCATGCATAAAGCTTCAGCTTCCAGCCGGGCAGGCGAATCCTTCACCCCCTGTCGGGCCTGCTCTCGGCCAGCACGGCGTCAATATCATGGAGTTTGTCAAGGCTTTTAACGCACGGACCCAGGACCAGGTCGGCATGATCATTCCCGTTGTCATTACCGTATATGCCGACCGTTCATTCAGTTTCGTTCTCAAGACCCCGCCTGCCGCTGTCCTGCTGAAAAAGGCTGCAAAGATTGAAAAGGGTTCCGGGGCCCCGAACAAAGATAAAGTGGGGAAGGTGACGCGCGCCCAGGTCGAGGAGATCGCAAGGCTCAAGATGCCTGATCTGACTGCCGGCAGCCTGGATGCAGCATACCGCACCATAGCGGGAACGGCCCGCAATATGGGCATAGAGATTGTGGATTAG
- the secE gene encoding preprotein translocase subunit SecE, translated as MEEKKKTAKHTSGEISAQDARKGITGYVEDLKVFLSETRLEFGKIHWPTRKEATSLSAAVLMLTLFFTAYLGVVDGLLSRLVGILLR; from the coding sequence ATGGAAGAAAAAAAGAAGACTGCAAAACATACCTCGGGCGAAATTTCGGCCCAGGATGCCCGCAAAGGCATTACGGGATATGTGGAAGATCTCAAGGTTTTTTTGAGCGAAACGAGGCTGGAGTTCGGAAAGATTCATTGGCCTACCCGTAAGGAAGCCACTTCCCTTTCCGCTGCTGTTCTCATGTTGACGTTATTTTTTACAGCATATTTAGGGGTAGTGGACGGGCTGCTTTCGCGACTCGTCGGCATTCTCCTTCGCTGA
- the nusG gene encoding transcription termination/antitermination protein NusG has translation MALKWYIVQTYSGFENRVKLSLEERARQYGMEDRIVSVVVPTEKVVEFIGGEKKTSSRKVYPGYILVRMEFDKDTWHLVQDTPKVTGFVGGHENPVPLSDEEAERIIHQMEERATKPVPKYTFEKGDQVVVADGPFANFRGIVDEVKADKGKVKVLVSIFGRYTSVELEFAHVQKAS, from the coding sequence ATGGCGCTCAAGTGGTACATAGTGCAGACTTATTCAGGTTTTGAAAATAGGGTCAAGCTTTCTCTTGAGGAGAGGGCGCGACAGTATGGGATGGAAGACCGCATTGTCTCTGTCGTAGTTCCTACTGAAAAGGTGGTAGAGTTCATCGGTGGAGAGAAAAAGACCTCATCCCGAAAGGTTTACCCTGGTTATATCCTTGTGCGTATGGAATTTGATAAGGATACATGGCATCTCGTACAGGATACCCCAAAGGTGACCGGTTTTGTTGGAGGCCACGAGAATCCAGTACCCTTGAGCGATGAAGAGGCAGAGCGCATCATCCATCAGATGGAGGAGCGGGCAACCAAGCCTGTCCCCAAATATACTTTTGAAAAAGGGGATCAAGTGGTCGTCGCTGATGGGCCCTTTGCCAATTTTCGCGGGATCGTGGACGAGGTTAAGGCAGACAAGGGAAAGGTCAAGGTCCTGGTCTCGATTTTTGGCCGTTATACCTCAGTTGAGTTGGAATTTGCCCACGTCCAAAAGGCGAGCTGA
- the rplA gene encoding 50S ribosomal protein L1 — protein MSTHGKKYRALKTQIDTTSKYSIPQAVDLVLACQRCKFVESVDAALVLGVDPRKADQNIRGSVVLPHGTGKTPRVLVFAKAEKQKEAEEAGADYVGAEDLIEKIQGGWLDFDKVIATPDIMGLVGRVAKILGPRGLMPNAKTGSVTFDVSKAVRDLKGGKVDFRVDKAGVIHAPIGRTSFEKEKIEENLVSLVEALVRLKPASAKGTYIRSVTLSTTMGPGIKIDPAAVKTLGS, from the coding sequence ATGTCGACCCATGGGAAAAAATACCGGGCTTTGAAGACCCAGATCGATACCACCTCAAAATATTCCATCCCGCAGGCTGTCGATCTCGTCCTTGCATGTCAAAGGTGTAAGTTCGTGGAGAGCGTGGACGCTGCCCTCGTTTTGGGGGTTGATCCGCGCAAGGCGGATCAGAATATCCGTGGATCTGTCGTACTCCCTCATGGAACGGGGAAGACTCCTCGCGTTCTTGTTTTTGCAAAGGCCGAAAAACAAAAAGAGGCTGAGGAGGCAGGTGCGGATTACGTTGGCGCCGAGGATTTGATCGAGAAGATCCAGGGTGGATGGCTTGACTTCGATAAGGTTATTGCAACACCTGACATCATGGGGCTAGTCGGTAGAGTTGCGAAGATACTAGGACCTCGCGGGCTTATGCCCAATGCAAAGACAGGATCTGTCACCTTTGACGTATCTAAGGCCGTTCGGGATCTCAAGGGTGGCAAGGTGGATTTTCGGGTCGACAAGGCAGGAGTTATCCATGCACCCATTGGGCGAACGTCTTTTGAAAAAGAAAAGATAGAGGAGAATCTCGTATCGCTTGTGGAAGCCCTTGTCCGTCTGAAGCCTGCGAGCGCCAAGGGGACGTACATTCGGAGTGTCACACTTTCAACGACCATGGGGCCTGGGATAAAGATCGATCCTGCAGCAGTGAAGACACTCGGATCCTGA
- the rplL gene encoding 50S ribosomal protein L7/L12, with product MAITREDVIDFISNMTVLELSQLVKELEDKFGVTAAAPVAIAAAPSAGAAPATEAPAEEKTEFTVILTEVGSQKINVIKEVRAVTGLGLKEAKELVESAPKPIKESVSKEEAQKIKEQVEKAGAKVEIK from the coding sequence ATGGCCATTACACGGGAAGATGTGATTGACTTCATATCCAACATGACCGTTCTTGAGCTTTCCCAGCTCGTCAAGGAACTCGAGGACAAATTCGGGGTGACTGCTGCAGCGCCGGTTGCCATAGCTGCCGCTCCGAGTGCTGGAGCAGCTCCTGCTACTGAGGCTCCGGCCGAAGAAAAGACGGAGTTTACGGTCATTCTTACAGAAGTAGGCAGTCAGAAGATTAACGTCATCAAGGAAGTGCGCGCTGTCACCGGATTGGGTCTCAAGGAAGCCAAGGAACTTGTCGAGTCGGCCCCCAAGCCCATCAAGGAATCCGTGTCCAAGGAAGAAGCCCAAAAGATCAAGGAGCAGGTGGAGAAAGCCGGCGCAAAGGTGGAGATCAAATAA
- the rpoB gene encoding DNA-directed RNA polymerase subunit beta codes for MKKEIVYPVRKSFGRSIPVIEHPHLIELQKRSYERFLHGGEKGDIFADSGLAKAFKSVFPIVDFTGASSLEFVKYSIGEPKFSVDECLSRGATYEAPVKIVVRLISYDVDKESGIQSIRDIKEQEIYFGTIPLMTSTGTFVINGAERVVVSQLQRSPGVFFDHDQGKTHASGKVLYSARIIPVRGSWLDFEFDAKDILYVRIDRRRKFPVTILLKAIGIENILESFYLFDIYQFDGPLLYRRADARILAGQKASFDIVHPESGNVLVKKGNKISKTALKKFEELGITRIPADPEDLIGKITARDLVDPSTGEVIISENTPLSEEDIRRIQEHGIADIPVLFIESGKVSSSIRDTLALDKTRNRDEAIVDIYRRLRPSSPLILEVAEKYFQTLFFKPETYDLSEVGRYKINERLGLSVPLTETVLSPNDIFLTVKELVRLKDERGPVDDIDHLGNRRIRTVGELIENQYRIGLVRMERAIKERMTLQEVETLMPNDLVNPKPVSSVIKEFFGSSQLSQFMDQTNPLSEITHKRRLSALGPGGLSRERAGFEVRDVHPTHYGRICPIETPEGPNIGLIVSLSSYARVNDYGFIETPYQIVKDRVVTEEVRYLTASEEEKETIAPATIEKDPSGRLVSDFVGARKKGEFLMVSAEEITAVDVAPNQMVSVAASLIPFLENDDANRALMGSNMQRQAVPLLVSDPPIVGTGMEKIVARDSGVSIVAKRDGWIEDVDATRVVVGYDEDESMDLPVEVEIHKLTKYRKSNQMTTLNQKPVVIPGQRVRKGDILVDGPSTHQGELALGKNVLVAFMPWRGYNFEDAIIVSERIVKEDIFTSVHIEEFEVDARDTKLGREEITRDIPNVGEDALKNLDDSGIIRLGAEVKPGDILVGKVTPKGETILSPEEKLLRAIFGEKASDVKDTSLRVPPGIEGVVMDVKIFTRKGIEKDARAQAIEDLELARIQKDMADELNVIRRSAVGKLAHHLKGKRVAIPVKDSRDRVLLDVGEDITFERLMKIPMHRFRDLILEGGRKIDPAVADVIDWYEREDERIRSAFEAKIERLKKGDELPPGVVKIVRVYIAMKRKLSVGDKMAGRHGNKGVVSKIVPIEDMPYFADGTPVDIILNPLGVPSRMNVGQILEVHLGWAARKLGEQIAELARKADLEGVRKRLAEIYSPSEVEGLLAGKDEAWIRDLAYSLERGVPVATPVFDGVSEETVRRLLVAAGQSELGQVTLYDGRTGEPFASPVTVGVMYMLKLHHLVDDKIHARSTGPYSLVTQQPLGGKAQFGGQRLGEMEVWAMEAYGAAFALQEFLTVKSDDVAGRSRMYERIVKGNNFLEAGLPESFNVLVKELQGLCMDMDLIE; via the coding sequence ATGAAAAAAGAAATAGTCTATCCTGTCAGGAAATCATTCGGACGTTCTATTCCTGTCATCGAGCATCCCCATCTCATCGAATTGCAGAAGAGATCGTACGAAAGATTTTTACATGGTGGGGAAAAGGGGGATATATTTGCGGATTCGGGCCTGGCGAAAGCCTTTAAAAGCGTATTTCCCATTGTTGATTTTACAGGGGCTTCTTCCCTCGAGTTCGTCAAATATTCAATCGGGGAGCCCAAGTTTTCTGTTGACGAATGTCTTTCACGCGGAGCGACTTATGAGGCGCCCGTCAAGATCGTCGTTCGTCTCATTTCCTACGACGTTGACAAGGAAAGCGGCATACAGAGCATTCGAGACATCAAGGAACAAGAAATCTATTTTGGAACCATCCCGCTGATGACCTCAACAGGGACTTTTGTCATCAACGGGGCCGAGCGGGTTGTAGTGAGCCAACTTCAGCGTTCTCCCGGGGTCTTTTTTGATCACGACCAAGGGAAAACACATGCGAGTGGAAAGGTCCTTTACAGTGCCCGCATTATACCGGTCAGGGGTTCGTGGCTGGATTTCGAATTCGACGCAAAGGATATCCTTTATGTGAGGATCGATAGGAGGAGAAAGTTTCCCGTCACAATCCTGCTGAAGGCCATCGGAATCGAAAATATTCTGGAAAGTTTTTATCTTTTCGACATATATCAATTTGACGGTCCTCTTCTTTATCGAAGGGCGGATGCGAGGATCCTTGCTGGACAGAAGGCATCCTTCGATATCGTCCATCCCGAGTCGGGCAACGTCCTTGTGAAAAAGGGGAACAAGATTTCCAAGACTGCACTCAAAAAGTTTGAGGAGCTGGGCATTACTCGTATACCTGCCGATCCTGAAGATCTCATAGGCAAGATCACCGCACGCGATCTCGTCGATCCTTCCACCGGGGAGGTCATAATTTCGGAAAACACCCCCCTTTCCGAGGAGGATATCCGGCGCATTCAGGAGCATGGGATCGCGGACATTCCTGTCCTTTTCATCGAGAGTGGAAAGGTGAGTTCATCCATTCGTGACACCCTTGCCCTCGACAAGACCAGGAATCGCGATGAGGCCATTGTCGATATCTACCGGCGGCTTCGTCCCAGCAGTCCCCTCATCCTCGAGGTAGCGGAAAAATACTTCCAGACCCTCTTTTTTAAGCCCGAAACCTACGATCTTTCTGAGGTGGGGCGATACAAGATAAACGAACGCCTTGGTTTGTCCGTTCCGCTCACCGAAACGGTTCTTTCACCCAATGACATTTTTCTGACTGTGAAGGAATTGGTCCGACTTAAGGATGAACGCGGCCCGGTGGATGACATCGATCACTTAGGCAACCGCCGCATTCGTACAGTCGGAGAGCTCATCGAAAATCAGTACCGCATCGGGCTGGTCCGTATGGAAAGGGCCATCAAGGAGCGTATGACCCTCCAGGAGGTCGAGACGCTCATGCCCAACGATCTCGTCAACCCAAAGCCAGTGAGCTCGGTCATCAAGGAGTTTTTTGGCTCGAGTCAGCTTTCCCAGTTCATGGATCAGACCAATCCCCTCTCCGAGATCACTCACAAACGCCGCCTTTCCGCCCTGGGGCCCGGAGGTCTTTCCCGGGAGCGGGCCGGTTTCGAGGTCCGTGATGTCCATCCCACTCATTACGGCAGGATCTGCCCCATTGAGACGCCTGAAGGTCCCAATATCGGACTAATCGTCTCGCTGAGTTCATATGCGCGTGTAAATGACTACGGTTTTATCGAGACTCCCTACCAAATCGTCAAAGATCGCGTGGTCACGGAAGAAGTCCGGTATCTTACCGCCTCCGAGGAGGAAAAAGAGACCATCGCCCCGGCCACTATCGAGAAGGATCCGTCCGGCAGGCTCGTATCCGATTTCGTAGGCGCCCGCAAAAAAGGGGAGTTTCTCATGGTATCAGCGGAGGAGATCACTGCAGTGGACGTTGCGCCGAATCAGATGGTGAGCGTTGCTGCGAGTCTTATTCCGTTCCTTGAAAACGACGACGCCAACCGCGCCCTCATGGGATCGAACATGCAGCGGCAGGCTGTCCCCCTTTTGGTCTCTGATCCCCCCATCGTGGGGACCGGTATGGAGAAGATCGTCGCTAGGGATTCGGGTGTTTCCATCGTGGCAAAAAGGGATGGGTGGATTGAGGACGTGGATGCAACCCGCGTTGTCGTCGGCTACGACGAGGACGAGTCTATGGACCTCCCCGTGGAGGTCGAGATCCACAAACTGACCAAATATCGCAAGTCAAACCAGATGACAACACTCAACCAGAAGCCCGTGGTCATCCCCGGCCAAAGGGTTCGGAAAGGGGATATCTTAGTCGACGGTCCGTCAACTCATCAGGGTGAACTGGCCCTCGGAAAGAATGTCCTCGTGGCCTTCATGCCGTGGCGCGGTTACAACTTCGAGGACGCCATCATCGTCAGCGAACGAATCGTCAAGGAAGATATCTTCACATCCGTCCATATCGAGGAATTCGAGGTGGATGCCAGGGATACCAAGCTCGGCCGGGAAGAGATTACCCGGGATATCCCGAACGTGGGGGAAGATGCCCTCAAAAATCTGGATGACAGCGGCATCATCCGGCTCGGGGCCGAGGTGAAGCCAGGAGATATACTCGTGGGAAAGGTCACGCCAAAGGGTGAGACCATACTCTCTCCCGAGGAGAAGCTCTTGCGGGCGATTTTTGGAGAAAAGGCAAGCGATGTGAAGGACACCTCTCTTCGGGTCCCGCCGGGTATTGAGGGCGTGGTCATGGACGTCAAGATCTTCACCAGGAAGGGCATTGAAAAGGATGCGCGCGCCCAGGCCATCGAGGATCTTGAGCTTGCCCGAATACAGAAGGACATGGCCGACGAACTCAATGTCATCAGACGAAGTGCGGTCGGCAAGCTCGCCCACCATCTCAAGGGCAAAAGGGTCGCGATTCCCGTAAAGGACAGCAGGGACAGGGTCCTTCTCGATGTCGGCGAGGACATAACGTTTGAACGCCTCATGAAGATCCCCATGCATCGGTTTCGGGACCTCATACTCGAGGGGGGGAGAAAGATCGATCCAGCCGTAGCAGATGTCATTGACTGGTACGAGCGTGAAGACGAAAGGATTCGTTCCGCCTTTGAGGCAAAGATCGAGAGACTAAAGAAGGGAGATGAACTGCCCCCTGGGGTCGTCAAGATCGTTCGTGTCTATATCGCCATGAAAAGGAAGCTTTCCGTCGGGGACAAGATGGCGGGTAGGCATGGTAACAAGGGCGTGGTTTCCAAGATTGTACCCATTGAGGACATGCCCTATTTCGCAGATGGGACCCCGGTCGACATCATTTTGAATCCCTTGGGTGTGCCGTCCCGTATGAACGTCGGCCAGATTCTCGAGGTCCATTTGGGGTGGGCAGCGCGGAAACTCGGAGAGCAGATTGCAGAACTTGCCAGAAAGGCAGATCTCGAGGGTGTCCGAAAGAGGCTTGCGGAGATCTACAGCCCGTCCGAGGTAGAAGGGCTTCTCGCTGGAAAGGACGAGGCTTGGATCCGGGACCTCGCCTATTCTCTTGAACGGGGTGTGCCGGTCGCAACACCTGTCTTCGACGGGGTCTCCGAGGAGACCGTGCGAAGGCTCCTCGTTGCGGCAGGGCAGTCCGAACTCGGGCAGGTCACCCTATACGACGGACGGACAGGTGAGCCGTTTGCAAGTCCGGTCACGGTCGGAGTCATGTACATGCTCAAACTGCATCACCTTGTAGACGACAAGATCCATGCCCGCTCTACAGGTCCCTATTCCCTTGTGACACAGCAGCCCCTTGGCGGAAAGGCCCAGTTCGGAGGGCAGCGCCTCGGGGAGATGGAGGTCTGGGCTATGGAGGCCTACGGGGCTGCGTTCGCCCTCCAGGAGTTTTTGACCGTCAAGTCGGACGACGTAGCCGGGAGGTCTCGCATGTACGAGCGCATAGTCAAGGGCAACAACTTCCTCGAGGCAGGGCTTCCTGAATCTTTCAACGTGCTCGTGAAGGAATTGCAGGGGCTCTGCATGGATATGGATCTGATCGAATAG
- the rpmG gene encoding 50S ribosomal protein L33 has translation MRDIITLSCTECKRKNYTTTKNKRTTPEKLQLKKYCPFDRKHTLHKETK, from the coding sequence ATGCGTGATATTATTACATTATCTTGCACTGAATGTAAGAGAAAGAATTATACAACGACAAAAAATAAAAGGACTACTCCTGAAAAGCTTCAGCTAAAAAAATATTGCCCATTCGACCGCAAACACACGCTTCACAAGGAGACCAAATAA